The following coding sequences lie in one Sulfuricurvum sp. genomic window:
- a CDS encoding pyridoxal phosphate-dependent aminotransferase gives MRLSERSGTIEQSHIRSMTRACNALGGINMAQGVCDLEVPREVIEGAYTAMKEGINIYTPTEGLPRLRNAISTKMKRFYDVEIVPEQVLVSDGATGAFYTACMALLNPGDEVILFEPYYGYHRSTLASLGAVPTYVRLEAPEWKLDMGALEAVISSKTRAMVICNPANPSGKVYTRDELEQIGVFAEKHDLIVFADEMYEHFLYGDAVHITALDIPSLKDRCVVLSGFSKVFSITGWRLGYAIAPVSVIEAMAQLNDLIYVCAPAPLQIGAAVGLEELGDSYYSELARIHEYKRDLFCGALRDAGLIPSIPGGAYYVMTDVSTVAGSDDFEKAMEILERTGVASVPGRAFYHDDAGRHMVRFCYSKPLDVLEEAAERIRKLC, from the coding sequence ATGCGACTCAGTGAACGCAGCGGAACAATCGAACAATCCCACATCCGCTCAATGACAAGAGCGTGCAACGCACTGGGTGGAATCAATATGGCACAAGGGGTTTGCGATCTCGAAGTTCCCCGCGAGGTGATCGAGGGGGCGTATACGGCAATGAAAGAGGGGATCAATATTTATACCCCGACAGAAGGGTTGCCCCGATTGAGAAACGCAATATCTACGAAAATGAAACGCTTTTATGACGTCGAAATCGTGCCCGAACAAGTACTGGTCTCAGACGGTGCGACAGGGGCGTTTTATACGGCGTGTATGGCACTTTTGAATCCCGGTGATGAGGTAATATTGTTCGAACCCTATTATGGGTATCACCGCTCTACACTCGCGTCACTCGGAGCCGTACCGACATATGTACGTCTCGAAGCACCGGAATGGAAGCTCGACATGGGAGCGCTCGAAGCAGTCATTAGCTCTAAAACTCGTGCGATGGTGATCTGCAATCCCGCCAACCCGAGCGGTAAAGTGTATACGCGTGATGAGTTGGAGCAAATCGGAGTATTTGCCGAGAAACATGATCTGATTGTTTTTGCCGATGAGATGTATGAGCACTTTTTGTACGGCGATGCCGTTCACATCACGGCTCTGGATATTCCGAGCCTCAAAGATCGATGCGTTGTCCTCTCCGGTTTCTCAAAAGTGTTCAGTATCACCGGATGGCGTTTAGGGTACGCGATCGCGCCCGTGAGTGTTATCGAAGCGATGGCACAGCTCAACGATCTCATCTACGTTTGTGCCCCCGCACCATTACAGATCGGTGCCGCGGTCGGGTTGGAAGAACTGGGAGATAGCTATTACAGTGAGCTTGCCCGTATTCATGAATATAAACGCGACCTTTTTTGCGGTGCTTTGCGGGATGCGGGTCTGATCCCGAGTATTCCTGGTGGTGCATATTACGTCATGACCGATGTGAGCACGGTTGCGGGGAGTGATGACTTTGAAAAAGCGATGGAAATTTTAGAGAGAACAGGGGTTGCATCGGTTCCTGGACGGGCGTTTTATCACGACGATGCAGGTCGTCATATGGTTCGCTTTTGTTACTCTAAACCTCTCGATGTACTCGAAGAAGCGGCGGAGAGAATCCGTAAACTTTGCTAA
- a CDS encoding flagellin yields the protein MKLEPQFNPLPQINSEVSKRDKTLEKVAAAQQLSMEDSASRLLASMLQSDMSGMSEGLSNATSGIAMLQIADGTLSSLSDQTQTLNDLSVRYNSAALNDSQKQALQSEFSRTVASMQQSIDSTSFNGKALFGSNSTFSLGNSTVSASIPNLSPSSLSIDNQDSIQAYRDSLAQAGSDIGSTTNTFISASNNLLDQIGATSAAKSQISDTDIAKAISDFQESNAKLTIAQIAIVHQNDTLRQTIGRLLG from the coding sequence ATGAAATTAGAACCCCAATTCAATCCGTTACCGCAGATTAATTCTGAAGTAAGCAAACGTGATAAAACGCTTGAAAAAGTGGCTGCTGCCCAGCAATTGAGCATGGAAGACAGTGCTTCGCGCTTGCTTGCGTCCATGCTGCAAAGTGACATGTCCGGCATGTCCGAAGGGCTTTCAAATGCGACGAGCGGAATTGCGATGTTGCAAATAGCCGACGGTACTCTCAGCTCTCTCAGCGATCAAACACAAACACTGAATGACCTCAGTGTCCGTTACAACAGTGCTGCTTTGAACGACTCTCAAAAGCAGGCTCTTCAAAGCGAATTTAGCCGTACTGTCGCATCTATGCAGCAAAGTATCGACAGCACCAGTTTTAACGGGAAAGCGTTGTTTGGCAGCAACTCAACTTTTTCGTTGGGCAATTCAACTGTGTCGGCTTCTATTCCGAATCTATCACCGTCATCTCTTTCTATCGATAATCAGGACTCTATTCAGGCATATCGGGATTCTTTGGCTCAAGCCGGATCGGATATCGGTTCGACTACCAATACTTTCATCAGTGCATCCAATAATCTTTTAGATCAAATCGGTGCAACCTCGGCGGCTAAAAGTCAAATTTCCGATACCGATATCGCTAAAGCGATCAGTGATTTTCAAGAAAGCAATGCCAAACTCACCATTGCACAAATTGCAATCGTCCATCAAAACGATACGCTGCGTCAAACAATAGGCAGATTGTTAGGATAA
- a CDS encoding aldo/keto reductase, with amino-acid sequence MQYRYIGRSGLRVSPICLGTMTFGSQCDEKTAFKIMDKAYEAGVNFFDTAELYPVPPEEKLAGLTEEMVGRWLKSKPRESLILATKVAGAASGWFVPPIRHGYTAIDRFHIERAIEGSLKRLGTDYIDLYQMHWPDTVIPIEESMRAFDALVQSGKVRYIGTSNDTARGTMKSLMVSKYEKLARFESIQNNFSLLNRRDLTEIGALCREEKISLLPYSPLAGGVLSGKYNQSADVHGRFSEYVKSPNNRQRLMAARFLNDKTLASTQEYLRIAHEAGLDPVTMAIAWSKQFDFVASTIIGATTPEQLDASLSAMNVTLSSEILKALDGVHAKILYPMG; translated from the coding sequence ATGCAGTATCGCTATATCGGGCGCAGCGGTTTACGCGTATCGCCGATTTGTTTAGGCACTATGACATTCGGAAGCCAGTGTGATGAAAAAACGGCATTTAAAATTATGGATAAGGCGTATGAGGCAGGAGTTAATTTTTTCGATACGGCCGAATTGTATCCTGTTCCGCCGGAAGAGAAACTTGCCGGATTGACAGAGGAGATGGTGGGGCGCTGGTTAAAGTCCAAACCGCGTGAGAGTCTTATTTTGGCGACAAAAGTTGCCGGTGCGGCGTCGGGATGGTTTGTTCCGCCGATCCGTCACGGATACACGGCGATTGACCGTTTTCACATCGAACGGGCGATCGAAGGGTCGCTGAAACGGCTCGGTACCGATTATATCGATCTTTATCAGATGCATTGGCCCGATACTGTTATCCCAATTGAGGAATCGATGCGGGCATTTGACGCATTGGTGCAAAGCGGAAAAGTCCGCTATATCGGAACGTCGAACGATACGGCGCGGGGTACGATGAAATCACTGATGGTGAGCAAGTACGAGAAATTGGCACGCTTTGAATCGATCCAAAATAATTTTTCGCTCCTCAATCGCCGCGATTTGACCGAAATCGGCGCATTGTGCCGTGAAGAGAAGATTTCGCTTTTGCCGTATTCTCCTTTGGCGGGCGGGGTTCTCAGCGGAAAGTACAACCAAAGTGCCGATGTCCACGGACGCTTCAGTGAGTATGTGAAATCGCCGAATAACCGTCAGCGGCTTATGGCAGCGCGATTTTTGAACGATAAAACGCTTGCTTCGACCCAAGAATATCTTCGTATTGCCCATGAAGCCGGGCTTGATCCGGTGACGATGGCGATTGCATGGAGCAAGCAGTTCGATTTTGTCGCATCGACGATTATAGGAGCCACGACACCTGAGCAACTTGATGCATCGCTTTCGGCAATGAATGTAACACTCAGTAGTGAAATTTTGAAAGCGTTGGATGGTGTTCATGCAAAAATTCTTTATCCTATGGGGTAG
- a CDS encoding J domain-containing protein, with amino-acid sequence MKVVLRNNAIFVQGSSKTLEEPWMEEFFDHHIHNTLFLDNGVLVLNNENSANQKEEFLESLGKRYAKANELSGSFYSRSLKRCKTAAVRIEVPYRKSEKVDVELYAYGPDRVKISLVTPNLWVMRYLKQQLSSLLVNSTSTDLYIDVSSSLAKARLEKTLNRREVLHFIINYRYDDAFMSRLYGNYRGWGYGNDAIDKMIRYHAIFEIPMGSAPEDLKKRYRMLARRYHPDRVQTKSPEIINKYTQKFQLLQEAYGALQAVS; translated from the coding sequence ATGAAAGTTGTGTTACGCAATAACGCTATCTTCGTCCAAGGGAGTTCAAAAACCCTCGAAGAGCCGTGGATGGAGGAGTTTTTTGACCATCACATCCATAACACGCTGTTTTTGGATAACGGCGTATTGGTGCTCAATAATGAAAATTCTGCAAATCAAAAAGAAGAATTCTTAGAGAGTCTCGGTAAACGCTATGCAAAGGCCAATGAACTCTCAGGCTCTTTTTACAGCCGATCCCTAAAGCGCTGCAAAACGGCGGCTGTCCGTATCGAAGTGCCGTATCGAAAAAGTGAAAAAGTGGATGTCGAACTCTATGCCTATGGACCTGATCGGGTGAAGATTTCTCTTGTGACTCCGAATCTCTGGGTGATGCGCTATCTCAAACAGCAGCTCTCTTCGCTGTTGGTCAACTCCACATCGACGGATCTTTATATCGATGTATCTTCTTCGCTTGCCAAAGCACGACTCGAAAAAACCCTTAACCGCCGCGAAGTACTTCATTTCATCATCAACTACCGATACGACGATGCGTTTATGAGCCGATTGTACGGCAATTATCGCGGATGGGGATATGGAAACGATGCGATCGATAAGATGATCCGTTATCATGCTATTTTTGAAATTCCGATGGGCTCAGCGCCGGAAGATTTGAAAAAACGGTACCGTATGCTGGCACGACGCTACCACCCGGATCGTGTACAAACGAAAAGTCCTGAAATCATTAATAAATACACACAAAAATTTCAGCTTCTCCAAGAAGCGTACGGCGCACTACAAGCGGTCAGTTAA
- a CDS encoding DUF234 domain-containing protein produces MEQCIELFAIFGGYDEPIDADELIESLISRHILTPFELHRERLLTPLQNEPLYLNLLHAIAVGDRRQGSAFRRARIGKERGNEAFEFLRYSGYLTLERSREMPLQRAHPKQRFKKEIEHHRISHKFRFTSPFLRFWIAFVEPFGKQIQEGNTERFFEHFHTYFNAFVGFTFEELCDLYIRDILAPKFQSDILDSGSYWDREVEIDLFTETMEGETWVGECKWTNHKVNKKEFHKLEEKCTKLSIAPDKIFLFTKRGFSNELNALRDKRLYRFSAEDLSGLTDRL; encoded by the coding sequence ATGGAGCAGTGCATTGAACTGTTTGCCATTTTCGGCGGTTATGATGAGCCCATTGACGCCGATGAGCTGATCGAATCGCTTATTTCCCGCCATATCCTGACACCGTTTGAACTCCATCGCGAACGACTCCTCACCCCTTTGCAAAACGAACCGCTCTACCTTAACCTTTTACACGCAATCGCGGTGGGGGATCGGCGTCAGGGATCGGCATTTCGTCGTGCCCGCATCGGCAAAGAACGGGGCAATGAGGCGTTTGAGTTTTTACGCTACAGCGGCTATCTGACACTGGAGCGTTCACGTGAAATGCCCTTGCAGCGCGCGCATCCGAAACAGCGGTTCAAAAAAGAGATCGAACACCATCGCATCTCACACAAATTTCGCTTTACATCCCCTTTCTTGCGTTTCTGGATTGCCTTCGTCGAACCCTTCGGTAAACAGATTCAAGAAGGCAATACGGAACGTTTTTTTGAGCATTTTCATACCTATTTCAATGCATTTGTCGGCTTTACCTTCGAAGAGTTATGCGATCTGTACATCCGAGATATTTTGGCACCGAAATTTCAAAGCGATATCCTCGATTCAGGCAGTTATTGGGATCGTGAAGTGGAAATAGACCTTTTCACCGAAACGATGGAGGGGGAAACATGGGTCGGAGAGTGCAAATGGACAAACCATAAAGTGAATAAAAAAGAGTTTCACAAACTCGAAGAAAAATGCACCAAACTCTCCATCGCGCCGGATAAAATTTTCCTTTTTACCAAACGGGGTTTCTCAAATGAGTTAAACGCCCTCCGGGACAAACGGCTCTATCGTTTCAGTGCCGAAGATTTATCTGGCTTAACTGACCGCTTGTAG
- the aguB gene encoding N-carbamoylputrescine amidase, which translates to MVKVAAIQMQMSGDKASNILKAETMVREAAGKGANIILIPELFEGYYFCKDMDKKYFEWAQPLLNNPLVGHFSTLAQELGVVLPISYFERDGERYFNSLVMIDADGTVMENYRKTHIPDGPGYEEKFYFEPGDTGFKVWQTRYGNVGVGICWDQWFPETARCLTLMGADMIFYPTAIGSEPEIGVDSASHWQRVQMGHSAANIIPVIAANRIGEEVGESCTLTFYGSSFITDHTGAKVAEASREKEEILYSEFDPVSIREHRHYWGLVRDRRPECYGEIVKQ; encoded by the coding sequence ATGGTTAAAGTTGCGGCGATACAGATGCAAATGAGCGGGGATAAAGCTTCCAATATCCTCAAAGCGGAAACAATGGTGCGTGAAGCGGCAGGAAAGGGAGCCAATATTATATTGATCCCCGAACTGTTCGAAGGGTACTATTTTTGCAAAGATATGGATAAAAAATATTTTGAATGGGCTCAACCGCTTCTCAATAATCCACTCGTCGGACACTTTAGCACTTTGGCGCAAGAACTCGGTGTCGTGCTGCCGATCAGCTATTTCGAGCGAGACGGTGAACGCTATTTTAACTCTCTTGTCATGATCGATGCGGACGGTACCGTGATGGAAAACTACCGTAAAACCCATATCCCTGACGGTCCCGGATACGAAGAGAAATTTTATTTCGAGCCGGGAGATACCGGATTTAAAGTATGGCAAACCCGCTACGGCAACGTCGGTGTCGGCATCTGCTGGGATCAGTGGTTCCCTGAAACGGCGCGTTGTCTTACCCTGATGGGTGCCGATATGATTTTCTACCCTACGGCGATCGGAAGCGAGCCTGAGATCGGTGTGGATTCGGCATCACACTGGCAGCGGGTACAGATGGGGCACTCTGCGGCAAATATCATCCCAGTAATCGCAGCCAACCGGATCGGAGAAGAGGTCGGAGAGAGTTGTACTTTGACCTTTTACGGCTCATCGTTTATCACCGATCATACGGGTGCAAAGGTTGCCGAAGCTTCTCGTGAGAAAGAGGAGATTCTCTACAGCGAGTTTGATCCTGTATCGATTCGCGAACACCGCCATTATTGGGGTCTTGTTCGCGATCGCCGTCCGGAGTGTTATGGAGAGATTGTGAAACAATAA